A part of Cydia strobilella chromosome 15, ilCydStro3.1, whole genome shotgun sequence genomic DNA contains:
- the LOC134747739 gene encoding uncharacterized protein LOC134747739 — protein sequence MSVFRLNSCCCCINLDVGAKITGFICVLFAALSATLFAVPALLLRLPPATMLFYSVAAVTSALQFITGSTMVCGLFQKRPSLIQPWLLLTWTVCGGLLLLSSAGTVMMYVSGDVRESYVTSIYSLYSMILLYLAVVVRSRREELLDEIKWDSGKRLMRPVAIEKNLYV from the exons ATGAGTGTGTTTAGATTGAATAGTTGTTGTTGCTGCATCAACCTCGATGTCGGCGCTAAGATTACTGGATTCATATGCGTG TTGTTTGCAGCTCTGTCAGCGACGCTGTTCGCGGTGCCGGCGTTGCTGCTACGGCTGCCACCAGCCACCATGCTGTTCTACAGCGTTGCTGCCGTCACGTCTGCACTGCAGTTCATCACTGGCAGCACCATGGTCTGCGGACTGTTCCAG AAGCGTCCAAGCCTCATACAGCCATGGCTGCTCCTCACATGGACAGTCTGCGGCGGCCTACTCCTCCTCTCCAGCGCGGGGACGGTCATGATGTACGTCAGCGGTGACGTCCGCGAGAGTTACGTCACCTCTATCTATTCTCTTTATTCCA TGATACTACTCTATTTGGCAGTAGTGGTCCGCAGTCGGCGGGAGGAGCTGCTGGATGAAATTAAGTGGGATTCGGGCAAGCGGCTCATGAGGCCTGTCGCAATCGAGAAGAATCTCTACGTGTAG